In bacterium, the genomic stretch TCAGCACGATTAGAAATAATCAAGGGATCGGACATCTTATGTGTTATTTCCTGGTATTTTTTTTCAATATCTTGAAGTTTCTCTAACATAATTTTGCTCTCTTTTCTTATTAATTTTTATTTGTCGCTATTGTTATAAACCTTAATTTCAGGTTTGTCAAGAGTATAAATAAGTTATATGATATAATATTTACTATGTTGACTTATAAAGAAAAAATAATCAGAAATTTTTCATGCGCGGCCTTAAATTATGACAGGGAAGCAGTAATACAGAATAAAATGGGCCGATTACTCTTTAAACAGCTTATATCAGAAAAACCAAAAGCAGATTCTATTCTTGATTTAGGTTCAGGAACCGGTTATCTTTTGGAAAAGGTTTCACGTGTCTATCCCGGAGCGAAATTATATGGACTTGACATTGCCCATGGGATGATTGAAACAGCCGCAAAAAGGTTTCAAAATAAAAGAAACGTTTTCATCATTGAAGGAGACATTGAAAATCTCCCCCTCGGGGAAAATTCATTTGACCTGGTTATTTCAAACGCAACACTCCAGTGGATTAAGGATTTGGATACCACGCTTAAAGATATAAATCGCGTATTAAAAAAAAACGGGGTCTTTTACGCGAATATCTTTGGTGAAAAAACTTTCCAGGAACTTAAGCTTTCTTTAAAATCCATAGGATTAGTTTACCCTTTTTCTTTCATCAGCAGGGAAAATCTGGCAGAAATTTTGACAAAAAATGGTTTTAAAGCAGAAATAAAAACAAAAATATTTTATAAATACTATCCTGATTTAATGACCTTTTTAAAAAAAGTAAAAGAAATCGGTGCAGGGAATATATTCCCCGTAAAAAACAACCTGGGACAAAGAAGTTTATTGCTGGATTTGGGGAAGGAATATGCCGGAAAATTTGCGGGTAAAAAAGGGTTAAAAGTCACCTATGAAATAACTATGTTTAAGGCAAAAAAGGCCGGTTATTGCTAACCGGCCTTTAAAATTTTATGCTTAACTCCTTAGAATGAGCGGTCGAAACATCCCAACCTTATTTTGTAAGCGTAAAAGTTCCTGTTGTGTTTAATATTCCAGTTGTCATTGTTGTAGTAGCACTGTAATATCCTGTTATCGTATTCCCGCTTATTGTCCCTGTAACCTGCACTGTGCTTGTCCACATACCGCCATAAATATCATAACCTGTTTCCGATAAAGTCAGATTTACGGTATTTCCGTTAACTGTTCCGGCTATTACTGTATAGTTTCCGGTAACATTTGTGATATATTGATGATTAATACCTGTCCCTGTAACAGCATTGTTTGTCTGGTTAAAAGTAAATTGAAGCGACCCGCTTGATAAATTTCCGGGAGGATTACTTGTATTATCTGAATATTGCCCCTGCCATGTTCCGCTTATATTGCTCATGGCTACCCCGCCTGTTGTTCCGCCTGTCGTTCCTGTATTAGTCTTTGTCACGCTGACCGACCAGGTACCATTAGCGTTAATCATCAATACAATCATCTCTCCGCCTGTATCACCCCCCATGCCGTTCCATGTCCCATTAATATCACCCTGTGTCCCACCGGTTCTTGTCCACATCATGGTATCACCTGAATTATCCATGAACGTCCAATTCATCTGTGTTGATGTTATCGAATTCACTTTAATTGTTTCGGTTGTGTTTGGGCCTTCATTGGGAGGAAAATTTGATGTTGTCGTTGTCAATGTAAGTATCTGTGTGCCGGCGTTATACGTATATGTTCCGTTTGCATTGTATGTCCCCGAAGTTGTCCCGCCGCCTGTTGTTCCGCCGGTTGTTCCGCCGGTTGTTCCAGTTTGTGTATTACTATCACTACTGCCGGTTCCCGGGATTTGACACCCGAATCCAATAAAAATTACTGCCAATAACAAACAGCTTAAACCTAACATTTTAACCTTATTTCTCATTTTATCCTCCCTAAATATTTATTAATCAGGCAATCCGCCCGATTAAATTTTACTATATTATTATACTAAAACATTTTTTTGCAGTCAATTTAAAAATATTATTTCCTATTTTTCTTCTTTTAAATAATCATCCTTTGTGACGCCGCTGGCGTCTGTTTCAGCAATAGAAAATTTTTTTTCAACTTTAATGATTTTAGCCGTTCCGATTTTCTTTTCTTCAGCGCCGAGAGAAATTCCGGTTTCGGGATCAATAAGGTCCTCAGATTTATGATAAATAGCTATCACCTTTCCCACTTTCTCACCCGATTCTTCTCCGGAATTAAGGTAAATCTGGTTGCCTTCAACTTTTATGATTCTCGCTGTCCATGGTTCGTTAAGTTCAGATTCAATAATCTCCTTTGCCGCCATATCAACTGCCTTCCTGACAGCTTTACCAATAACCGTCTCGTCAAATCCTTCTTTGCCGAAATCCACACTTGGAGCCACGTCTAAATCAATCGCAACCCCTGTGCTTTTTTCTTCTCCTTCACCTTTTACCGCTTTAAGTATTTCCGCTGTTGTAGTATTTATCATTCTAAGATCTAAAGCAACCACGGCTTTATTAGTCTTCGCATCCAACCCGCCGCCAAAAGAAAGCACCCGCCCAAGATTTCCCACACCCAGCTTACTTTCTTTTACTCCAAATTCCGTTATACTACCGGTAATTATATATGAAACACCCAGTATCTGCCCAATTTTCGCCGCAGTCTGAGGATTAACCGCCCCGCTTTGACCTATCGACTGCTCATTCATGACTTTTTCCATCTGTTCTCTTTCAATAACAAGAAATTTGTTGGATTTTACAAGCGCGGTTACAAGCATGTCTGCCATACCCTTGCCAGGATTATGCCAGCCGCTGTGCTGTCCCTCGGCCTTGTCTTCCAGGTCCATGACACAAATTTTCTTCTTTCCTGCGGCATATAACGGGTGTATAAAAAAAACTAAAGCAGTTAAAATCCCAATTGATTTAAAAATATATTTCCTCATTTTTTTCTCCCTATTAAAATCTTAAGTAAAATACCGGTAAATTATATCCAAGCTGTTCATTGCTGTCAACTTAATAAAAAATAAAAAAAATAAAAAAAAATTTGACATTTTAAAAACAAAGCATATAATATCTAAAATGAGGGTATTAATCTTGAAAAGGAGGAAAAAATGGAAAAATTTTTACAAGATGTGCCT encodes the following:
- the bioC gene encoding malonyl-ACP O-methyltransferase BioC → MLTYKEKIIRNFSCAALNYDREAVIQNKMGRLLFKQLISEKPKADSILDLGSGTGYLLEKVSRVYPGAKLYGLDIAHGMIETAAKRFQNKRNVFIIEGDIENLPLGENSFDLVISNATLQWIKDLDTTLKDINRVLKKNGVFYANIFGEKTFQELKLSLKSIGLVYPFSFISRENLAEILTKNGFKAEIKTKIFYKYYPDLMTFLKKVKEIGAGNIFPVKNNLGQRSLLLDLGKEYAGKFAGKKGLKVTYEITMFKAKKAGYC
- a CDS encoding CsgG/HfaB family protein — its product is MRKYIFKSIGILTALVFFIHPLYAAGKKKICVMDLEDKAEGQHSGWHNPGKGMADMLVTALVKSNKFLVIEREQMEKVMNEQSIGQSGAVNPQTAAKIGQILGVSYIITGSITEFGVKESKLGVGNLGRVLSFGGGLDAKTNKAVVALDLRMINTTTAEILKAVKGEGEEKSTGVAIDLDVAPSVDFGKEGFDETVIGKAVRKAVDMAAKEIIESELNEPWTARIIKVEGNQIYLNSGEESGEKVGKVIAIYHKSEDLIDPETGISLGAEEKKIGTAKIIKVEKKFSIAETDASGVTKDDYLKEEK